A portion of the Jaculus jaculus isolate mJacJac1 chromosome 5, mJacJac1.mat.Y.cur, whole genome shotgun sequence genome contains these proteins:
- the Ap2m1 gene encoding AP-2 complex subunit mu, producing MIGGLFIYNHKGEVLISRVYRDDIGRNAVDAFRVNVIHARQQVRSPVTNIARTSFFHVKRSNIWLAAVTKQNVNAAMVFEFLYKMCDVMAAYFGKISEENIKNNFVLIYELLDEILDFGYPQNSETGALKTFITQQGIKSQHQTKEEQSQITSQVTGQIGWRREGIKYRRNELFLDVLESVNLLMSPQGQVLSAHVSGRVVMKSYLSGMPECKFGMNDKIVIEKQGKGTADETGKSGKQSIAIDDCTFHQCVRLSKFDSERSISFIPPDGEFELMRYRTTKDIILPFRVIPLVREVGRTKLEVKVVIKSNFKPSLLAQKIEVRIPTPLNTSGVQVICMKGKAKYKASENAIVWKIKRMAGMKESQISAEIELLPTNDKKKWARPPISMNFEVPFAPSGLKVRYLKVFEPKLNYSDHDVIKWVRYIGRSGIYETRC from the exons ATGATTGGAGGCTTATTCATCTATAATCACAAAGGGGAGGTGCTCATCTCCCGGGTCTACAGAGATGACATCGG GAGGAATGCAGTGGATGCCTTCCGGGTCAATGTTATTCATGCACGGCAGCAGGTGCGCAGCCCTGTCACAAACATCGCTCGTACCAGTTTCTTCCATGTTAAGCGGTCCAACATCTGGCTGGCAGCTGTCACGAAGCAAAATGTCAATGCTGCCATGGTCTTCGAATTCCTCTATAAGATGTGTGATGTAATGGCCGCTTATTTTGGCAAGATCAGCGAGGAAAACATCAAGAACAATTTTGTGCTCATATATGAGCTGCTGGATG AGATCTTGGACTTTGGCTACCCACAGAACTCAGAGACAGGCGCATTGAAGACTTTCATTACTCAGCAGGGCATCAAGAGTCAG CATCAG ACAAAAGAAGAGCAGTCTCAGATCACCAGCCAGGTGACGGGGCAGATTGGCTGGCGGCGGGAAGGCATCAAGTATCGCCGGAATGAGCTCTTTCTGGATGTTCTGGAGAGTGTAAACCTGCTAATGTCCCCACAGG GGCAGGTGCTGAGTGCCCATGTGTCAGGCCGGGTCGTAATGAAGAGTTACCTGAGTGGCATGCCTGAGTGCAAGTTTGGGATGAATGACAAGATCGTCATTGAAAAGCAGGGCAAAGGCACAGCTGATGAAACAGGAAAAAG tgggaagCAATCAATTGCCATTGATGACTGCACCTTCCACCAGTGTGTGCGGCTCAGCAAGTTTGACTCTGAGCGCAGCATCAGTTTCATTCCACCAGATGGCGAGTTTGAACTCATGAG gtaTCGCACCACCAAGGACATCATCCTCCCTTTCCGGGTGATCCCACTGGTGAGGGAAGTGGGGCGCACCAAACTGGAGGTCAAGGTGGTCATCAAGTCCAATTTCAAGCCCTCACTCCTAGCCCAGAAGATTGAG GTGAGGATCCCAACCCCACTGAACACGAGTGGGGTGCAGGTGATCTGCATGAAGGGGAAAGCCAAATACAAGGCCAGCGAGAACGCCATTGTGTGGAA GATCAAGCGCATGGCAGGCATGAAGGAATCGCAGATCAGTGCAGAGATTGAGCTACTGCCCACCAATGACAAGAAGAAATGGGCTCGACCTCCCATTTCCATGAACTTTGAG GTGCCATTTGCACCTTCTGGCCTCAAGGTGCGCTACCTGAAGGTGTTTGAACCGAAGCTGAACTACAGTGACCACGATGTCATCAAATGGGTGCGCTACATTGGCCGCAGTGGCATTTATGAAACCCGCTGCTAG
- the Dvl3 gene encoding segment polarity protein dishevelled homolog DVL-3, whose product MGETKIIYHLDGQETPYLVKLPLPAERVTLADFKSVLQRPSYKFFFKSMDDDFGVVKEEISDDNAKLPCFNGRVVSWLVSAEGSHQETAPFCADNPPELPPPMERTGGIGDSRPPSFHPHAGGGSQENLDNDTETDSLVSAQRERPRQRDARDGPEHAIRLNGTAKGERRREPGGYDSSSTLMSSELETTSFFDSDEDDSTSRFSSSTEQSSASRLMRRHKRRRRKQKVSRIERSSSFSSITDSTMSLNIITVTLNMEKYNFLGISIVGQSNERGDGGIYIGSIMKGGAVAADGRIEPGDMLLQVNEINFENMSNDDAVRVLREIVHKPGPITLTVAKCWDPSPRGCFTLPRSEPIRPIDPAAWVSHTAAMTGTFPAYGMSPSLSTITSTSSSITSSIPDTERLDDFHLSIHSDMAAIVKAMASPESGLEVRDRMWLKITIPNAFIGSDVVDWLYHNVEGFTDRREARKYASNLLKAGFIRHTVNKITFSEQCYYIFGDLCGNMANLSLHDHDGSSGASDQDTLAPLPHPGAAPWPMAFPYQYPPPPHPYNPHPGFPELGYSYGGGSASSQHSEGSRSSGSNRSGSDRRKEKDPKAGDSKSGGSGSESDHTTRSSLRGRERAASERSGPAASEHSHRSHHSLTSSLRSHHTHPSYGPPGVPPLYGPPMLMMPPPPAAMGPPGAPPGRDLASVPPELTASRQSFRMAMGNPTKNYGLFDFL is encoded by the exons ATGGGCGAGACCAAGATCATCTACCACCTGGACGGCCAGGAGACTCCGTACCTGGTGAAGCTGCCCCTGCCCGCCGAGCGCGTCACCTTGGCGGACTTTAAGAGCGTCCTGCAGCGGCCCAGCTATAAGTTCTTCTTCAAGTCCATGGACGACGATTTCGG GGTGGTGAAAGAGGAGATCTCCGATGACAATGCCAAGCTACCCTGCTTCAATGGCCGCGTAGTATCCTGG CTGGTGTCAGCGGAGGGCTCTCACCAAGAGACAGCCCCCTTCTGTGCTGACAACCCGCCAGAGCTGCCACCACCTATGGAGCGCACTGGAGGCATTGGGGACTCCAGACCTCCATCCTTCCA CCCTCATGCCGGTGGGGGCAGTCAGGAGAACTTGGACAATGACACCGAGACAGACTCCTTGGTATCTGCCCAGCGGGAGCGGCCGCGCCAGAGGGACGCAAGAGACGGCCCGGAGCATG CCATCCGGCTCAATGGCACCGCGAAGGGAGAGCGGCGGCGCGAGCCCGGCGGCTACGACAGCTCGTCCACCCTCATGAGCAGCGAGCTGGAGACCACCAGCTTCTTCGACTCGGACGAGGACGACTCCACCAGCAG GTTCAGCAGCTCCACGGAGCAGAGCAGCGCCTCGCGCCTCATGCGGAGACACAAAAGGCGGCGGCGGAAGCAGAAGGTGTCCCGGATCGAGCGG TCCTCGTCCTTCAGCAGTATCACGGACTCCACCATGTCGCTCAACATCATCACGGTCACCCTCAACATGG AAAAGTATAACTTCTTGGGCATCTCCATTGTGGGCCAAAGCAACGAGCGTGGTGATGGTGGCATCTACATCGGCTCCATCATGAAGGGTGGGGCTGTGGCGGCTGATGGACGCATCGAGCCAGGAGATATGCTATTACAG GTAAACGAGATCAACTTTGAGAACATGAGTAATGACGATGCAGTACGAGTACTGCGGGAGATTGTGCACAAGCCGGG GCCCATCACCCTAACTGTAGCCAAATGCTGGGACCCAAGTCCACGTGgttgcttcacattgcccaggA GTGAACCCATCCGGCCCATTGACCCTGCAGCCTGGGTCTCTCACACCGCAGCCATGACGGGCACCTTCCCTGCCTATGGCATGAGCCCCTCCTTGAGCACCATCACCTCCACCAGCTCCTCTATTACCAGCTCCATCCCCGACACAGAGC GCCTAGATGACTTCCACTTGTCCATCCACAGTGACATGGCTGCCATTGTAAAAGCCATGGCCTCCCCTGAATCAGGCTTGGAGGTTCGAGACCGCATGTGGCTCAAGATTACCATTCCCAATGCATTCATCG GCTCAGATGTGGTGGACTGGCTATACCACAATGTGGAAGGCTTCACTGACCGGCGGGAGGCCCGCAAGTATGCCAGCAACCTGCTGAAAGCCGGCTTCATCCGCCACACTGTCAACAAGATCACCTTCTCTGAGCAGTGCTACTACATCTTTGGTGACCTCTGTGGCA ACATGGCCAACCTGTCTCTCCATGACCACGATGGCTCCAGCGGCGCCTCTGACCAGGACACTCTGGCCCCCTTGCCGCACCCCGGGGCCGCCCCGTGGCCAATGGCATTCCCTTACCAATACCCACCACCTCCGCACCCCTACAACCCCCACCCGGGCTTCCCGGAGCTCGGGTACAGCTATGGAGGGGGCAGCGCCAGCAGCCAGCACAGCGAAG GCAGTCGGAGCAGCGGCTCTAACCGCAGTGGCAGTGACCGGCGCAAGGAGAAGGACCCGAAGGCCGGGGACTCCAAGTCGGGTGGCAGCGGCAGCGAGTCGGACCACACCACGCGCAGCAGCCTGCGGGGCCGCGAGCGGGCGGCCAGCGAGCGCTCGGGCCCAGCGGCCAGCGAGCACAGCCACCGCAGCCACCACTCGCTGACCAGCAGCCTGCGCAGCCACCACACGCACCCGAGCTACGGCCCTCCCGGGGTGCCCCCTCTCTACGGCCCCCCGATGCTGATGATGCCCCCGCCGCCTGCAGCCATGGGGCCCCCCGGAGCCCCTCCGGGCCGGGACCTAGCCTCAGTGCCCCCGGAACTGACGGCCAGCAGACAGTCCTTCCGCATGGCAATGGGAAACCCCA CCAAGAATTACGGGCTGTTTGACTTTCTGTGA